A genomic segment from Bryobacteraceae bacterium encodes:
- a CDS encoding WG repeat-containing protein, whose amino-acid sequence MTRIAEFMTDDIRRAYDLLELSITACPDEVKAAYRDLVKIWHPDRFQNDSDSVRSRAERKLKEITAAYERLQGIHGAAVDRLLIPMDFGHTWGYVDEAGKTAIQPEYYAAREFVEGLAAVLAINRWGFIDSSGVYRVTPLYEDCSDFSEGLAAVKWYNRWGYIDRDGAFVIQPRFQSAGDFRDGWAEVKMGARAGRVSRAGEIVFDAATAGRHIEG is encoded by the coding sequence ATGACTCGGATAGCCGAGTTCATGACCGACGACATCCGCCGCGCCTACGACCTGCTCGAACTGTCGATCACCGCCTGTCCCGACGAGGTGAAAGCCGCCTATCGCGATCTGGTGAAGATCTGGCATCCGGACCGTTTCCAGAACGATTCTGATAGCGTGCGGTCTCGTGCTGAGCGGAAACTCAAGGAGATCACCGCCGCCTACGAAAGGCTGCAGGGGATCCATGGCGCCGCCGTCGACAGGCTGTTGATCCCGATGGATTTTGGCCACACTTGGGGATACGTGGACGAGGCCGGCAAAACGGCGATCCAACCCGAGTACTACGCCGCCCGCGAATTCGTCGAAGGACTCGCCGCCGTGCTCGCCATCAACCGTTGGGGGTTCATCGATTCGAGCGGTGTCTACCGCGTCACGCCGCTTTATGAGGATTGCTCCGATTTTTCCGAAGGTCTCGCCGCCGTGAAATGGTACAACCGCTGGGGCTACATCGATCGCGACGGCGCCTTCGTCATCCAACCCCGCTTCCAATCGGCCGGCGATTTCCGCGACGGTTGGGCCGAGGTCAAGATGGGCGCTCGCGCCGGCAGGGTCAGCCGCGCTGGCGAGATCGTCTTCGACGCCGCCACCGCCGGCCGCCACATCGAAGGTTGA
- a CDS encoding DUF1552 domain-containing protein yields the protein MGSKVDRRTLLRGAGVTLGLPLLECMSPAFAQAVAPPRRMLIIANNLGVLPKYFFPSGEGRDYQASPYLSLLAGHREEFTVFSGLSHPGVTGGHSADNCLLTSARGAFKSGFRNTISFDQFVAEKLGQVTRFPALNLGVNIDKGNRSLSWTRDGALLPAEDSAARLYERMFVQGDPEAVARQLHRLETRGSILDTLLDETRRFQRDLGAEDRARLDQYVTSVREVEGRLQTARSWERTPKPKPSQPPPADPAEKRLFFEKFELMLQMAQLAFESDSTRVVTLMADAFFTPVLKLDESRNSTEGYHNLTHHGQAEAKVSQLQEIDRLQMRLLARTWAALAAKRENGERMLDRTMVFYGSSMGDANIHDNTNLPIILAGGGFRHGRHVVYRRDNNTPLCNLFVTMMQRMGVEGDAFGSSTGALGEPQAA from the coding sequence ATGGGATCCAAGGTTGACCGCCGGACGCTGCTGCGCGGGGCCGGAGTGACACTCGGCCTGCCGCTGCTCGAGTGCATGTCGCCAGCGTTCGCGCAGGCAGTGGCGCCTCCGCGGCGGATGCTGATCATCGCGAACAATCTCGGTGTGCTGCCGAAGTACTTCTTTCCGAGCGGCGAGGGACGGGACTACCAAGCATCGCCCTATTTGAGCCTGCTCGCCGGGCACCGGGAGGAGTTCACCGTCTTCAGCGGCCTCTCTCACCCGGGCGTAACGGGAGGGCACTCGGCGGACAACTGCCTGCTGACGTCGGCGCGAGGGGCGTTCAAGAGCGGATTTCGGAATACGATCTCTTTCGACCAGTTCGTGGCGGAGAAGCTGGGACAGGTGACTCGCTTCCCTGCCCTGAACCTGGGCGTGAACATCGACAAGGGCAACCGGAGCCTTTCCTGGACGCGTGACGGCGCACTGCTGCCGGCTGAGGACAGCGCGGCCCGGTTGTACGAGCGAATGTTCGTGCAGGGGGATCCGGAGGCGGTAGCGCGCCAGTTGCACCGGCTGGAAACCCGGGGGAGCATACTCGATACGCTGCTCGACGAGACGCGGCGGTTCCAACGGGACCTGGGCGCGGAGGATCGAGCGCGGCTGGATCAGTATGTGACGTCGGTGCGGGAGGTGGAGGGCCGGCTGCAGACGGCGCGTTCCTGGGAGCGCACACCGAAGCCGAAGCCTTCGCAACCGCCGCCGGCCGATCCGGCGGAAAAGCGGCTCTTTTTCGAGAAGTTCGAGTTGATGCTCCAGATGGCGCAGTTGGCGTTCGAATCCGATTCAACGCGCGTCGTGACCCTGATGGCCGACGCGTTCTTCACTCCGGTGCTGAAGTTGGATGAGAGCCGGAACTCGACCGAGGGGTATCACAACCTGACGCATCACGGGCAGGCGGAGGCGAAGGTGAGTCAGTTGCAGGAGATCGACCGGCTGCAGATGCGGCTTCTGGCGCGGACTTGGGCGGCGCTGGCGGCGAAGCGAGAGAACGGCGAGCGGATGCTGGACCGCACGATGGTGTTCTACGGCAGCAGCATGGGCGACGCGAACATCCACGACAACACGAATCTGCCGATCATCCTGGCCGGGGGCGGGTTCCGGCATGGCCGGCATGTGGTCTACCGGCGGGACAACAATACGCCGCTGTGCAATCTGTTCGTGACCATGATGCAGCGGATGGGCGTGGAGGGGGACGCGTTCGGCAGCAGCACGGGAGCGTTGGGGGAACCGCAGGCGGCGTAG
- a CDS encoding P1 family peptidase: MLRILIAFAFAAVALAQPLRIRDLGCVPGRLPTAARNAITDVPGVRVGHATVVRGESIRTGVTAILPHSGNLFREKIRGAVFTANGFGKLAGSTQVNELGEIESPIVLTGTLAVPRVADGVLDYMLGLPGNEDVRSLNPLVAETNDGQLNDIRARAITSADVATAIRGAAGGAVAMGSVGAGAGTVAFGWKGGIGTSSRRTPAGHIVGVLVQSNFGGDLTICGHPVGRKLQPGAAPPPADGSIIVVVATDAPADHRQLMRLAARATWGIARTGSTGSNGSGDYAIAFTTHRRPPSLSNDAISPLFEAVIEATEEAIYDSLVQAKSVTGYRGRTVPAIPHDKLQELLRQ; encoded by the coding sequence ATGCTTCGAATCCTCATCGCCTTTGCCTTCGCCGCGGTGGCCCTCGCGCAGCCGCTCCGCATCCGCGACCTTGGCTGCGTGCCCGGCCGCCTGCCCACCGCCGCGCGCAACGCCATCACCGACGTACCAGGCGTCCGCGTCGGCCACGCCACGGTCGTCCGCGGGGAATCCATTCGCACCGGCGTCACCGCCATCCTCCCGCACTCCGGCAACCTCTTTCGCGAAAAGATCCGGGGCGCCGTCTTCACCGCGAACGGCTTCGGCAAACTCGCCGGATCCACGCAAGTCAACGAACTCGGCGAGATCGAATCGCCGATCGTGCTGACCGGAACCCTCGCCGTTCCCCGCGTCGCCGACGGCGTCCTCGACTACATGCTCGGCCTACCCGGCAACGAAGACGTTCGTTCCCTGAATCCGCTCGTTGCCGAAACCAACGACGGCCAGCTTAACGACATTCGCGCCCGCGCCATTACGAGCGCTGACGTCGCCACGGCCATCCGCGGCGCGGCGGGCGGAGCGGTCGCGATGGGTTCGGTCGGCGCGGGCGCCGGAACGGTCGCGTTCGGATGGAAAGGAGGAATCGGAACCTCGTCCCGGCGCACGCCCGCCGGCCACATCGTCGGAGTGTTGGTGCAATCGAACTTCGGTGGTGATCTCACGATCTGCGGCCACCCCGTCGGACGCAAGCTCCAACCTGGCGCTGCTCCGCCGCCGGCCGACGGATCGATCATTGTCGTCGTCGCCACCGACGCCCCGGCGGACCACCGCCAACTCATGCGCCTCGCCGCCCGCGCCACGTGGGGAATCGCCCGCACCGGCTCCACCGGCTCGAACGGCTCCGGTGACTACGCCATCGCCTTCACCACCCATCGTCGGCCGCCCTCGCTGTCGAATGACGCCATTTCCCCATTGTTCGAAGCCGTCATCGAAGCAACGGAAGAGGCGATCTACGATTCACTGGTTCAGGCGAAGAGCGTCACCGGTTACCGTGGCCGCACGGTCCCAGCCATCCCGCACGACAAACTCCAGGAGCTACTCCGCCAATAG
- a CDS encoding radical SAM protein has product MRTSEVLQAWGQVLRGRQPALSIEITRECPLRCPGCYAYDDAHLGGGVNLRSLADRKGQALIDGVLEVIEREKPIHVSLVGGDPLVRYREVETLVPILLGRGIHVQIVTSAFRQMAPEWPTMKNLSVAVSIDGLQPEHDVRRTPATYDRILKNIAGQSITIHCTITGQMMKRDGYLREFLEFWTPRPEIRRVWFSMFTPQVGDDLPEMLTPAERRRAIDELLELRNHFPKLAMGPGVIRQFAEPPHSPDDCVFALMTQTVSADLTTKITPCQFGGNPDCASCGCMASMGLAAVANHKLGGVFPIGALLKGSIAFGRRFGRPSPAPAAPNPFPVLEEGAGQMSGSRTP; this is encoded by the coding sequence TTGCGCACTTCCGAAGTCTTGCAGGCCTGGGGACAGGTTCTAAGAGGCCGCCAGCCCGCACTATCCATCGAAATCACCCGCGAGTGCCCCCTCCGATGCCCGGGCTGCTACGCCTACGACGACGCTCACCTGGGCGGCGGCGTCAACCTTCGCTCCCTCGCCGACCGAAAAGGCCAGGCCCTCATTGATGGCGTCCTCGAAGTGATCGAGCGCGAAAAGCCCATCCACGTCTCCCTCGTCGGTGGTGATCCGCTCGTCCGCTACCGCGAAGTCGAAACCCTCGTGCCCATCCTGCTCGGCCGCGGCATCCACGTCCAGATCGTCACCAGCGCCTTCCGGCAAATGGCGCCCGAATGGCCCACCATGAAGAACCTCAGCGTCGCCGTTTCCATCGACGGTCTCCAGCCCGAGCACGACGTCCGCCGCACCCCGGCCACCTACGACCGGATTCTCAAGAACATCGCCGGCCAGTCCATCACGATCCACTGCACCATCACCGGACAGATGATGAAACGCGACGGCTATCTCCGCGAGTTCCTCGAGTTCTGGACCCCGCGGCCCGAGATCCGCCGCGTCTGGTTCAGCATGTTCACCCCGCAAGTCGGCGACGATCTGCCGGAAATGCTCACCCCCGCCGAGCGCCGCCGCGCCATCGACGAGCTGCTGGAGTTGCGCAACCACTTCCCCAAACTCGCCATGGGTCCCGGAGTCATCCGCCAGTTCGCCGAGCCCCCCCACTCCCCCGACGACTGCGTCTTCGCGCTCATGACGCAAACCGTTTCCGCAGACCTCACCACCAAGATCACGCCCTGCCAGTTCGGCGGCAATCCGGATTGCGCCTCCTGCGGCTGCATGGCCTCCATGGGCCTCGCCGCAGTCGCCAATCACAAACTCGGAGGAGTGTTCCCCATCGGCGCGCTGCTCAAGGGGTCCATCGCGTTCGGCCGCCGCTTCGGCCGCCCGAGCCCCGCTCCCGCCGCCCCAAATCCGTTCCCCGTGCTCGAAGAAGGCGCCGGCCAGATGTCCGGCTCTAGGACACCGTGA
- the guaA gene encoding glutamine-hydrolyzing GMP synthase yields the protein MTVLDAGGQYCHLIARRVRELGVYAEVKPSETPASELGGRKAVIVSGGPSSVYEPGSPTLDPAVFSLDAGILGICYGQQLMAHLLSGHVRKGTRGEYGHAILDVARAEGILAGLARAEQVWMSHRDQVETPPPGFETIASTETCPVAAIADFAGRRYGVQFHPEVVHTPAGQRILENFIFEVCGCQRDWDPRGRIGLLENLIRNVAGERNVFFFVSGGVDSSVAYRLCLDALGPDRVRGAYVDTGFMRQGETEFVREALQVDIVDARVEFLDALRGAVEPEAKRHIIGEQFVLVQQRVLEQGHYLDREWILGQGTIYPDTIESGGTARADVIKTHHNRVPGIQKLIDDNRIIEPLSSFYKDEVREVGRELGLPAELLDRHPFPGPGLAIRLLCSSEAHAIESTPEGWLVPVHSVGVQGDSRSYRPVLALDQPWTLERATAIVNATTRANRVIGLVGSHVPLSAMSVPAATLTRERLERLRAADAAVRAISHESGFDRRVWQFPVVLIPTGDAARPDSVVLRPIHSVDGMTAQAVVMDEALRGRMCEALLGIEGVAAVFYDLTHKPPATIEWE from the coding sequence GTGACCGTGCTCGACGCGGGCGGGCAGTACTGCCACCTCATCGCACGGCGTGTCCGCGAACTCGGCGTCTATGCCGAGGTGAAGCCGTCGGAGACCCCGGCGAGCGAACTCGGAGGCCGCAAGGCGGTGATCGTCTCCGGCGGCCCGAGCAGCGTCTACGAGCCGGGCAGCCCGACTCTCGATCCGGCGGTTTTTTCGCTCGACGCGGGGATTCTCGGTATCTGCTACGGCCAACAGTTGATGGCGCACTTGCTTTCCGGACACGTGCGCAAGGGGACGCGGGGCGAATACGGACACGCGATCCTGGACGTGGCGCGCGCCGAAGGAATCCTGGCCGGGCTGGCGCGGGCCGAACAGGTCTGGATGAGCCATCGGGATCAGGTGGAGACGCCTCCGCCGGGCTTTGAGACGATCGCCTCGACGGAGACGTGTCCGGTGGCGGCGATCGCGGATTTCGCGGGGCGGCGCTACGGCGTGCAGTTCCATCCGGAGGTGGTCCACACGCCGGCGGGCCAACGGATTCTCGAGAACTTCATTTTCGAAGTGTGCGGCTGCCAGCGCGACTGGGACCCGCGCGGGCGGATCGGGCTCCTCGAAAATCTGATCCGGAACGTGGCCGGCGAGCGAAACGTGTTCTTCTTCGTTTCCGGCGGCGTGGATTCGTCGGTGGCGTACCGGCTGTGTCTGGACGCGCTGGGACCGGACCGGGTCCGCGGGGCCTACGTGGACACGGGTTTCATGCGGCAGGGCGAAACCGAGTTCGTGCGCGAGGCGCTGCAGGTGGATATCGTCGACGCGCGGGTGGAGTTTCTCGATGCGCTTCGCGGAGCGGTGGAGCCCGAAGCCAAGCGGCACATCATTGGCGAGCAGTTCGTGCTGGTGCAGCAGCGCGTGCTCGAACAGGGCCACTACCTGGACCGGGAGTGGATCCTTGGGCAAGGCACGATCTATCCCGATACGATCGAATCGGGCGGCACGGCGCGGGCAGACGTGATCAAGACACACCACAATCGTGTGCCGGGTATCCAGAAACTGATCGACGACAATCGGATCATCGAGCCGCTGTCGTCGTTCTACAAGGACGAGGTCCGCGAGGTGGGCCGCGAATTGGGGCTACCGGCCGAACTGCTGGACCGTCATCCGTTCCCCGGCCCTGGGCTCGCGATCCGGCTGTTGTGTTCGTCGGAGGCGCACGCGATCGAGAGCACGCCGGAAGGATGGCTGGTCCCGGTGCATTCGGTGGGCGTGCAGGGCGATTCGCGGAGCTATCGTCCGGTGCTGGCGCTCGATCAACCGTGGACGCTAGAGCGGGCGACGGCGATTGTGAACGCGACAACGCGGGCGAATCGGGTGATCGGGCTGGTGGGGTCGCATGTTCCGTTGAGCGCGATGTCCGTTCCGGCGGCGACGCTGACCCGGGAGCGGCTGGAGCGGCTGCGGGCCGCCGACGCGGCTGTTCGCGCGATCAGCCATGAATCGGGTTTCGACCGCCGGGTGTGGCAGTTTCCGGTGGTGTTGATTCCGACCGGGGACGCGGCGAGGCCGGACTCGGTTGTTCTGCGGCCGATCCATTCGGTGGATGGGATGACGGCGCAGGCCGTGGTGATGGACGAGGCGCTCCGTGGGCGGATGTGCGAGGCGCTGCTCGGGATCGAGGGGGTCGCGGCGGTGTTTTACGATCTGACGCACAAGCCTCCAGCGACGATCGAGTGGGAGTAG
- a CDS encoding DUF1588 domain-containing protein — protein MKIQILAFALAFGAPLLPAAVEIPSGLKAAMARSCAGCHTGSAAKAGLDLASLPFDLDQRAARERWIRIYDRVDKREMPPAGVPFTAEQRAELLAGLRPALDRADLADVVAHGRGPMRRLNRDEYEQNLRDVLELPLLDIRDVLPADREAHHYTKVSETLDVSRVQLAAYLDAAETALRQAMATTAEPPPVTTFRASGRDLFPGLRSTGTRHSMFFIKGDAGVNVESERAKALPKEIEEDPALEMGLFRSPGWPYGAFPRGFAAPHAGLYRIRMEARAVLQREEFKLTDAKLAVPMTFRSRRPTNHDIAEDVKSVGGILEIAPGRHVYETVVPLAAGQTVEYGLLGLPVPQVDAEGKTGSYRFPPFPPDGAPGVAFHWLEFEGPLAPDTWPPASHRVLFDNLGIDPKPARPREEAARLLRRFLARAARGPAPSDAAAKFEKLIVARLDDGEPFAEAMLAGYQAVLASDVFLYLKEPGGEVEVADRLAHFLTNTRPDAQLRGSRLLEAGVLRRETDRLIHGAGFDRFVKAFTDSWLGLRDIRRDDPDKRIFPEYQLDEYLVDSMERETRAYFAAMLRENLPVVAMVDSDFGYVNDHLAKHYGLPAVTGAAIRRVKLPAGSPRGGLLTQGAILKVTANGTSTSPVLRGAWIMDRILGEPPPPPPPGVPAVEPDIRGAKTIRDLLAMHTRSATCAGCHAKFDPVGLALENFDVMGKWRTNYRGTSDGERVTGIDHTGHDFAYTVAGAVDASGKLIDGREFRDVRELKAIFVANPRQLARNLLEQWIVYSTGTPVRFSDREEVERMLDGCAGGGYRVRDLLHALVESRIFVGGKHGIQG, from the coding sequence ATGAAAATCCAGATTCTGGCGTTCGCACTTGCCTTCGGCGCGCCGCTGTTGCCGGCGGCCGTTGAGATTCCCTCGGGCTTGAAAGCCGCGATGGCGCGGAGTTGCGCGGGGTGCCACACGGGTTCCGCGGCCAAGGCGGGGCTCGATCTTGCATCGCTGCCGTTCGATCTGGATCAACGGGCGGCGCGGGAACGATGGATTCGAATTTACGATCGCGTGGATAAACGGGAGATGCCGCCGGCGGGAGTTCCGTTCACGGCCGAGCAGCGGGCGGAACTGCTCGCCGGACTCCGCCCGGCGCTCGATCGCGCCGATTTGGCCGATGTCGTGGCTCATGGCCGGGGTCCGATGCGGCGGCTGAATCGGGATGAATACGAGCAGAACCTGCGCGATGTTCTCGAACTGCCTCTGCTCGATATTCGCGACGTGCTTCCGGCGGACCGGGAAGCGCACCATTACACGAAAGTCTCCGAGACGCTCGACGTTTCGCGCGTACAGCTGGCGGCCTATCTCGACGCGGCGGAGACGGCGCTGCGCCAAGCGATGGCGACCACCGCCGAGCCGCCGCCGGTAACGACGTTCCGCGCTTCGGGGCGCGATCTTTTTCCAGGGCTGCGCAGCACGGGAACGCGTCACTCGATGTTCTTCATCAAAGGCGACGCGGGCGTGAACGTGGAAAGCGAGCGGGCCAAGGCGCTACCGAAGGAAATCGAAGAAGACCCGGCGCTCGAGATGGGTCTGTTCCGCTCACCGGGCTGGCCGTATGGGGCGTTTCCGCGCGGCTTCGCCGCGCCTCACGCCGGGCTCTACCGGATCCGGATGGAAGCGCGCGCGGTGCTGCAGCGCGAGGAGTTCAAGCTCACGGACGCGAAGCTGGCCGTGCCGATGACGTTCCGCTCGCGGCGGCCGACCAACCACGACATCGCCGAGGACGTGAAGTCGGTGGGCGGGATTCTCGAGATCGCGCCGGGGCGGCATGTCTACGAGACGGTGGTTCCGCTGGCGGCGGGACAAACCGTCGAGTACGGATTGCTGGGGCTGCCGGTTCCGCAAGTGGATGCCGAGGGGAAAACCGGGTCGTACCGCTTCCCTCCGTTCCCGCCGGATGGTGCGCCAGGTGTGGCGTTTCACTGGCTCGAGTTCGAAGGCCCGCTGGCGCCGGATACGTGGCCTCCGGCGAGCCACCGCGTGCTTTTCGACAATCTGGGGATCGACCCGAAGCCGGCGCGGCCGCGAGAAGAAGCGGCGAGGCTGCTGCGGCGGTTCCTGGCGCGGGCGGCGCGGGGTCCGGCGCCAAGCGACGCGGCGGCGAAGTTCGAGAAGCTGATCGTCGCGCGGCTGGACGACGGAGAGCCGTTCGCCGAAGCGATGCTGGCGGGCTACCAGGCGGTGCTCGCCTCCGACGTGTTCCTCTATCTGAAAGAGCCGGGGGGCGAGGTGGAAGTAGCGGACCGGCTGGCCCACTTCCTTACGAACACAAGGCCGGACGCACAGCTTCGCGGGAGCCGATTGCTCGAAGCGGGCGTGCTGCGGCGCGAGACGGACCGGCTGATCCACGGCGCCGGGTTCGATCGCTTCGTGAAGGCTTTCACCGATTCGTGGTTGGGGCTGCGCGACATCCGGCGGGACGATCCTGACAAGCGGATCTTCCCCGAGTATCAGCTTGACGAGTATCTGGTGGACTCGATGGAGCGCGAGACGCGGGCCTACTTTGCGGCGATGTTGCGCGAGAACCTGCCGGTGGTGGCGATGGTGGATTCCGACTTCGGGTATGTGAACGATCACCTGGCGAAACACTACGGGCTTCCGGCGGTGACGGGCGCGGCGATTCGGCGGGTGAAGCTGCCGGCGGGAAGCCCACGCGGCGGGTTGCTGACGCAGGGAGCGATCCTGAAAGTGACGGCGAACGGGACATCGACGTCGCCGGTGCTGCGCGGGGCCTGGATCATGGATCGGATTCTAGGCGAGCCGCCACCGCCGCCGCCGCCGGGCGTGCCGGCCGTGGAGCCGGATATCCGGGGCGCGAAGACGATTCGCGATCTGTTGGCGATGCACACGCGGTCGGCGACGTGCGCCGGGTGCCATGCGAAGTTCGACCCGGTGGGCCTCGCGCTCGAGAACTTCGACGTGATGGGCAAGTGGCGGACGAACTATCGCGGGACCTCGGACGGCGAGCGGGTGACGGGGATCGACCACACGGGACATGACTTCGCATATACGGTGGCCGGGGCGGTGGACGCGAGCGGCAAACTGATCGACGGGCGCGAGTTCCGCGACGTCCGGGAGTTGAAGGCGATTTTCGTGGCAAATCCCAGGCAATTGGCGCGGAACCTGCTGGAGCAGTGGATCGTGTATTCAACCGGTACGCCGGTGCGATTCTCGGATCGCGAAGAGGTGGAGCGGATGCTGGACGGGTGCGCGGGGGGCGGGTACCGGGTGCGCGATCTGTTGCACGCGTTGGTTGAGAGCAGAATTTTCGTTGGAGGGAAGCATGGGATCCAAGGTTGA
- a CDS encoding type VI secretion system tube protein Hcp — protein MTNLYLKFSPEVRGESTTAGYVGWIEVMAATWGGTNPCTIGTGVGAGSGKGEFNAVSLTLHLDSAYIFNFVHCMNGKHYEGAILAAIRASGSEYVEYWRQEMRLVFVESAVVSFTANSNPVVSLSLRCGAVELTYHEQQANGQFKKKGPVQWSVVKNDQSLTVS, from the coding sequence ATGACGAACCTGTACCTGAAATTCTCGCCCGAGGTGCGCGGCGAGTCGACAACTGCCGGCTACGTAGGGTGGATCGAGGTGATGGCCGCCACGTGGGGCGGTACGAACCCATGCACGATCGGCACGGGTGTGGGAGCAGGCTCGGGTAAGGGAGAGTTCAACGCCGTTTCGCTGACGCTGCATCTCGACTCCGCCTACATCTTCAATTTCGTGCACTGCATGAACGGCAAGCACTACGAGGGAGCGATTCTGGCGGCGATCCGAGCTTCGGGGTCGGAGTACGTGGAGTACTGGCGGCAGGAAATGCGGCTGGTTTTCGTGGAGTCCGCGGTGGTGAGTTTCACCGCCAATTCGAATCCGGTGGTGTCGCTGTCACTGCGGTGCGGAGCGGTGGAACTGACGTATCACGAGCAGCAGGCGAACGGGCAGTTCAAGAAGAAGGGCCCTGTCCAGTGGAGCGTTGTCAAGAACGATCAGTCGCTCACGGTGTCCTAG
- a CDS encoding M48 family metalloprotease — MRLFLLILTAMLASGVQNLAEAQNKKPRTLKPGFNLFSKEQDVQMGQEYAKQVEQQMVVITDPTVSGFVERIGKKLASTAEAGGFPYSFKVVQEDSINAFALPGGPTFTHTGLIVAADNEGQIAGVLAHEISHVALRHGTNQASKANLLQLPAMLGAQMAGGGITGMLAQLGVGLGANSLILKFSRNAERDADLLGTRIMSAAGYNPIEMARFFEKLEAETGKSSRLSEFLSDHPNPGNRVKAVSEEITMLPQRNYDADSGQIGAVKKAIERLPKVAKPQQSQGGVSATGDPKNISAARPNRQLKEFKSQEIVFGYPQNWQVMQQQQGGSITIASSAGMFQNGALAYGVIADAVQVQQRDLRANTEQLVAKFQQQDQGLQVMGNAQSFRVNGLNAMAVRMQGASAFEGQHEALILVTTDIPAGMFYMLFIAPQGDLNNSQPVFDAMINSIQVPR; from the coding sequence ATGAGACTATTCCTTCTGATCCTGACGGCCATGCTTGCATCGGGCGTGCAAAATCTTGCCGAAGCCCAAAACAAGAAACCGCGAACCCTGAAACCCGGCTTCAACCTTTTCAGCAAGGAGCAGGACGTCCAAATGGGTCAGGAGTACGCCAAGCAGGTGGAGCAGCAGATGGTGGTCATCACGGACCCCACTGTCTCCGGCTTCGTCGAACGCATCGGCAAGAAGCTCGCGTCGACCGCCGAGGCCGGCGGCTTCCCCTATTCGTTCAAGGTGGTTCAGGAAGATTCCATCAACGCCTTCGCCCTCCCCGGCGGACCCACTTTCACGCACACTGGGCTCATTGTGGCCGCCGATAACGAAGGCCAGATCGCCGGCGTTCTCGCCCATGAGATTTCCCACGTCGCGCTCCGCCACGGCACCAACCAGGCCTCCAAGGCGAATCTTCTCCAATTACCCGCCATGCTCGGCGCCCAGATGGCCGGCGGAGGCATCACTGGCATGCTCGCCCAGCTTGGCGTCGGCCTCGGAGCCAATTCGCTCATCCTGAAGTTCTCCCGGAACGCCGAACGCGATGCCGACCTGCTCGGTACCCGCATCATGTCCGCCGCCGGATACAACCCCATCGAGATGGCGCGCTTTTTCGAAAAGCTCGAAGCCGAAACCGGGAAGTCGAGCCGACTGTCGGAATTCCTCTCCGACCACCCCAACCCCGGCAATCGCGTCAAAGCCGTCTCCGAAGAGATCACGATGCTGCCGCAGCGCAACTACGACGCCGATTCCGGCCAGATCGGCGCCGTCAAGAAGGCCATCGAACGCCTCCCGAAAGTCGCCAAGCCGCAGCAGTCCCAGGGCGGCGTCAGCGCCACCGGCGACCCCAAGAATATCTCCGCCGCCCGGCCCAACCGCCAGTTGAAGGAATTCAAGAGCCAGGAGATCGTCTTCGGCTATCCGCAGAACTGGCAGGTCATGCAGCAGCAGCAGGGCGGGTCTATCACCATCGCCTCATCGGCCGGGATGTTCCAGAACGGCGCGCTCGCCTATGGCGTCATCGCCGACGCGGTCCAGGTACAGCAGCGCGACCTTCGCGCCAATACGGAACAACTCGTCGCCAAGTTCCAGCAGCAGGATCAAGGCTTGCAGGTGATGGGCAACGCGCAGTCGTTCCGGGTCAACGGACTCAACGCCATGGCTGTCCGCATGCAAGGCGCCTCGGCCTTCGAAGGACAGCACGAAGCGCTGATCCTCGTCACCACCGATATCCCCGCCGGCATGTTCTACATGCTCTTCATCGCTCCTCAGGGCGATCTCAACAACTCGCAGCCTGTCTTTGACGCGATGATCAATTCCATTCAGGTCCCGCGCTGA
- a CDS encoding HAD family phosphatase — MADFEAVLFDFDGVLVDSEPLHFACWNEILRPFDFQLTWDDYAANCIGVSDRAMIAALCRVAGRDDWFDPIWAEYPRKKSIFRERMVEHVPMAQDLRGLLAELGREMPLAVVSSSGRLEIEPALEAAGVRHVFRTIVTGEDVGSLKPSPEPYRTAASRLGIAHALVVEDSAAGIASGRAAGFEVLEIVHATETAGRVRHRLGLPLK; from the coding sequence GTGGCGGACTTCGAGGCTGTCCTCTTCGATTTCGACGGCGTCCTCGTCGATAGCGAACCGCTCCACTTCGCCTGCTGGAACGAGATCCTGCGGCCGTTCGATTTCCAGCTCACCTGGGACGACTACGCGGCCAATTGCATCGGCGTTTCGGACCGGGCCATGATCGCCGCCCTGTGCCGGGTGGCCGGCCGTGACGACTGGTTTGACCCCATCTGGGCCGAGTACCCGCGCAAGAAGTCCATCTTCCGCGAACGCATGGTCGAACACGTGCCCATGGCCCAGGACCTCCGCGGCCTGCTCGCCGAGTTGGGCCGCGAAATGCCTCTCGCCGTGGTCAGCTCGAGCGGACGCCTCGAGATCGAACCCGCGCTCGAAGCCGCCGGTGTCCGTCATGTCTTTCGCACAATCGTCACCGGCGAAGACGTTGGCAGCCTCAAGCCTTCCCCCGAGCCCTACCGGACCGCGGCGTCGCGGCTCGGTATCGCTCACGCCCTCGTCGTCGAGGATTCCGCCGCCGGCATTGCCTCCGGCCGCGCCGCCGGATTCGAGGTCCTCGAAATCGTCCACGCCACCGAAACCGCCGGCCGCGTCCGCCATCGTCTCGGGCTCCCACTCAAGTAG